One genomic segment of Paenibacillus xylanexedens includes these proteins:
- a CDS encoding aldose 1-epimerase, whose amino-acid sequence MKQVTKGQWNGYDTYILHSRELEITLLPRLGNNIISIRDLVQDRDVVRRPDEDDLAFYLQKPYHFGVPLLIPPGRIHRGQFEYEGVRYQFDQNTANDNHIHGLHRTQSWCVSDIEEDEDGCAITTELLTENEEHWMAQFPIPLKLEMTFSLQNAVFSQRLRVTNLSSTPAPFGMGYHTWFLLDGKPADWTLQLPVSGIYGQNEEQLPTGELESLGEWSALNEGINLQRRNWDTLLKATEGEPATAYLRRQDGYTLKYSADEAFFKHWVLFTKGESDQFLCIEPYTWLPDAPNLALSDEQTGLIRLEPEQPVELFTRIEVIPPTD is encoded by the coding sequence ATGAAACAAGTGACCAAAGGCCAATGGAATGGTTACGACACGTATATCCTACATAGCCGTGAATTGGAAATCACCCTGCTGCCGCGTCTTGGAAATAATATTATTTCTATTCGCGATTTAGTGCAGGACAGAGATGTCGTCCGCCGTCCGGATGAAGACGATCTTGCCTTTTATCTGCAGAAGCCGTACCATTTTGGCGTTCCTCTCCTGATTCCACCAGGGCGCATTCATCGTGGACAATTCGAATATGAAGGCGTTCGTTACCAGTTTGATCAGAACACGGCGAATGACAACCATATTCACGGTCTCCACCGTACCCAATCCTGGTGTGTCAGTGACATTGAGGAAGATGAAGACGGCTGTGCAATTACGACTGAATTACTGACCGAAAATGAAGAGCATTGGATGGCCCAATTCCCGATTCCCCTAAAACTTGAGATGACGTTCAGTCTGCAAAACGCTGTATTTAGCCAGCGTCTGCGAGTCACCAATCTGAGCTCAACACCTGCTCCTTTTGGGATGGGATATCATACATGGTTTTTGTTAGACGGCAAACCTGCCGACTGGACACTGCAACTGCCTGTTTCCGGAATATACGGACAGAATGAAGAACAACTACCGACAGGTGAATTGGAATCCCTGGGTGAATGGTCTGCTCTGAACGAAGGCATCAATTTGCAGAGACGTAACTGGGATACCCTGTTGAAAGCTACCGAAGGTGAACCGGCTACGGCTTACTTACGCAGGCAAGATGGGTATACATTGAAATATTCAGCAGATGAAGCATTTTTCAAACATTGGGTTCTCTTTACCAAAGGTGAATCCGATCAGTTCTTGTGCATTGAACCGTACACTTGGCTCCCGGATGCACCTAATTTGGCTTTATCGGATGAACAAACCGGGTTGATTCGCTTGGAACCGGAACAGCCTGTTGAGTTATTTACACGTATTGAGGTTATACCTCCCACAGACTAA
- a CDS encoding alpha/beta-type small acid-soluble spore protein gives MYGSQNQGSGSRSNNLVVPQATAALQQLKIEAAQELGVTIPQDGYYGNYTSRETGSLGGYITKRLVQIAEQQLSGRS, from the coding sequence ATGTACGGAAGTCAAAACCAAGGTAGCGGTAGCCGCTCCAACAACCTGGTCGTTCCCCAAGCAACAGCAGCATTGCAACAATTGAAAATTGAAGCTGCTCAAGAGCTGGGTGTAACTATTCCACAAGATGGTTACTACGGTAACTATACTTCCCGTGAGACAGGTTCTCTGGGTGGATACATCACTAAACGTCTGGTGCAAATCGCTGAGCAGCAATTATCGGGTCGTTCGTAA
- a CDS encoding globin, with the protein MNPSLSIYDNLGGEKGVRALVEAFYPIVQQNEQLAPLFPEDIQPVIDKQYMFLSQFFGGPGLFSEAFGHPMMRARHMHFEVTVERAEAWLACMDQALTQIGVEEPLHSFILQRLSGPAHHFVNTP; encoded by the coding sequence ATGAATCCCAGTTTGAGTATTTATGACAATCTTGGCGGTGAGAAAGGTGTTCGCGCACTGGTCGAGGCTTTCTATCCAATCGTTCAGCAGAATGAGCAACTGGCTCCGCTTTTCCCGGAAGATATTCAGCCGGTCATCGACAAGCAGTATATGTTTTTGTCTCAATTTTTTGGAGGACCAGGGCTGTTTTCCGAGGCATTTGGACATCCGATGATGCGTGCCCGTCATATGCATTTTGAAGTGACGGTTGAACGGGCCGAAGCTTGGCTTGCATGTATGGATCAAGCCTTAACACAGATTGGTGTGGAGGAGCCCTTGCATTCGTTTATCCTGCAGCGTTTATCCGGGCCTGCACATCATTTTGTGAATACACCGTAG
- the yunB gene encoding sporulation protein YunB yields MMRRKWRSRRRRKPPSGKRKMWLIILLVTAFCLMQGFAYVDKKMKPPIMHLAKIRVKQIATEAINKAITAQVADGKTNEGLIDWKTDTAGKVSGFMLNYNEHMRITASTMNIVQSTLQNVHMLKEKIPLGQALGSPVLASFGPSIPVRIEPQGAVKVDLNTRQQNAGINMILVEVYIHIIAEVAVVVPFDMEPETVDTEIPISYLLVVGDVPMYYYDNQGKPVGSNGSNAPAIALPSGHTGVSSGNGVTTNPPGQNQQQTPSDHLQGNELEIEPDDLPDVNGGLQLNKDAHP; encoded by the coding sequence ATGATGAGAAGAAAATGGCGAAGCCGGAGACGCCGTAAGCCGCCAAGCGGCAAGCGCAAAATGTGGTTGATCATTTTATTGGTCACTGCGTTTTGTTTGATGCAGGGCTTTGCTTATGTGGATAAAAAGATGAAGCCCCCCATCATGCACTTGGCCAAGATCAGAGTGAAGCAGATTGCAACTGAAGCGATCAACAAGGCGATTACAGCACAGGTTGCAGATGGCAAAACCAACGAAGGGCTGATTGACTGGAAGACGGATACCGCAGGGAAAGTGTCCGGTTTCATGCTGAACTACAATGAGCATATGCGAATCACAGCAAGTACGATGAATATTGTGCAATCCACGCTGCAGAATGTACACATGTTAAAAGAAAAAATCCCACTGGGGCAGGCGCTGGGCAGTCCGGTGTTGGCTTCATTTGGCCCGAGTATACCGGTTCGTATTGAGCCCCAAGGTGCTGTCAAAGTGGATCTGAACACCCGTCAACAGAATGCGGGTATTAACATGATTTTGGTGGAAGTGTACATTCACATCATTGCTGAGGTCGCGGTCGTGGTGCCCTTCGACATGGAACCCGAAACGGTCGATACGGAAATCCCGATTTCCTACCTTTTGGTTGTCGGGGATGTGCCAATGTATTATTACGATAATCAGGGCAAGCCAGTGGGCAGTAACGGCAGTAATGCCCCAGCTATTGCGCTGCCATCAGGTCATACGGGTGTATCAAGCGGTAATGGAGTAACTACGAATCCCCCTGGCCAGAATCAGCAACAGACGCCGTCAGACCATTTGCAAGGGAATGAACTTGAAATTGAGCCGGATGATCTGCCTGATGTGAATGGGGGATTGCAGCTCAATAAGGACGCGCACCCATGA
- a CDS encoding DUF2225 domain-containing protein — protein MELEPLYKVKVTCHYCETEYETSRVRPSLKRPYRTDSDFCAYYKLENPDFYVVRICPQCGFASTENATEHLNDAQRKAFKEQVGNRWVKRDYSGARTLEQALATYKLALLCAQVIREKDRVVAGLLHHIAWLYRYMEDHTQEHRFLEFSLEAYVKVFEREGTGGNEAKLLYLLGELNRRVGRFNEAVQWFSKVIHDKRITDAAMIRASREQWAVLREQMISSKLELPEEMLETDKEAAKRSPL, from the coding sequence TTGGAATTAGAGCCGCTGTATAAGGTGAAAGTGACCTGTCATTATTGCGAAACCGAGTATGAAACCTCACGGGTAAGACCGAGTTTGAAAAGGCCCTACCGGACGGATTCGGATTTTTGTGCGTACTACAAGCTGGAGAATCCAGATTTTTATGTGGTTCGCATCTGTCCGCAGTGCGGGTTTGCCTCGACGGAGAACGCAACGGAGCATTTGAATGATGCTCAGCGCAAGGCTTTTAAGGAACAGGTCGGTAATCGCTGGGTAAAACGTGATTATAGCGGAGCACGAACACTGGAACAGGCTTTGGCAACGTACAAGCTTGCCTTGCTGTGCGCACAGGTTATCCGGGAGAAAGATCGTGTCGTTGCTGGTCTGTTGCATCATATAGCTTGGTTGTATCGTTATATGGAGGACCATACACAGGAACATCGTTTTCTTGAATTTAGCCTGGAAGCCTATGTGAAGGTGTTCGAACGTGAAGGAACGGGTGGCAATGAAGCGAAACTATTGTATTTGCTCGGGGAATTGAACCGCAGGGTAGGACGGTTTAATGAAGCAGTGCAATGGTTCAGCAAGGTCATTCATGACAAGCGGATCACAGATGCGGCCATGATTCGTGCTTCAAGGGAACAGTGGGCCGTGCTGCGTGAGCAGATGATTTCAAGTAAGTTGGAACTCCCTGAAGAGATGCTGGAAACAGACAAAGAGGCTGCAAAGCGCAGCCCCCTCTAG
- the fsa gene encoding fructose-6-phosphate aldolase yields MKFFLDTGNVEEIKRIERLGLVDGVTTNPSLIAKEGRVFKEVIQEICGVVKGPVSAEVIGLKAEDMLKEAYEIAEWAPNVVIKLPMTEDGLYACHELTQKGIKTNVTLIFSAAQGLMAAKAGATYISPFVGRLDDIAVDGMKLIRDLRLILDMYDLPSEIIAASIRNIKHVEDAALSGAHIATIPGSLLPTLWKHPLTDSGIERFLKDWESVPK; encoded by the coding sequence ATGAAATTTTTCTTGGATACAGGGAATGTGGAAGAAATCAAACGGATCGAACGTTTGGGTCTGGTGGATGGAGTCACGACTAACCCGTCTTTGATTGCCAAAGAAGGTCGCGTATTTAAAGAAGTCATTCAGGAGATCTGTGGCGTGGTTAAAGGCCCGGTCAGTGCTGAAGTCATCGGTCTCAAAGCCGAGGATATGTTGAAGGAAGCTTATGAAATTGCAGAATGGGCACCGAATGTAGTCATTAAATTGCCGATGACCGAAGATGGGCTGTACGCTTGTCATGAGTTGACGCAAAAAGGGATCAAAACCAATGTAACGCTGATTTTCTCCGCAGCACAGGGCCTGATGGCGGCGAAAGCCGGTGCAACATACATCAGTCCATTCGTTGGGCGCTTGGATGATATTGCGGTGGATGGTATGAAATTGATTCGTGATCTGCGTCTTATTCTGGACATGTATGATCTGCCTTCCGAGATTATCGCAGCAAGCATTCGCAATATCAAACATGTAGAGGATGCAGCCCTTTCCGGTGCGCATATTGCCACCATTCCAGGTTCGCTTCTGCCGACACTTTGGAAACACCCACTGACGGACAGCGGGATTGAACGTTTCCTGAAAGACTGGGAATCTGTTCCGAAATAA
- a CDS encoding NAD kinase, which yields MRYYVQDRGDQLSIDLSQQFHALAKEEGFKLDAESPEIVISIGGDGTMLQAFHNFIDRIPDIAFVGVHTGHLGFYADWKKEELRELVRLMSGKGDPERLKPRIVQYPLLELEIRKKSGNSSYIALNEFTLKGVDGTVVAQVDINDVTFEMFRGDGICVSTPSGSTAYNKALGGAMVHPTIEAIQIAEIASINNRVYRTLGSPVILPKHHHCDIFSRKDQRLLMTIDHVNVMVEDLISVRCQVSSHKVSFARFRPYPFWNRVRTAFLD from the coding sequence TTGAGATACTATGTTCAAGACCGCGGAGACCAGTTATCGATTGATCTCAGTCAGCAGTTTCATGCGCTGGCGAAGGAAGAAGGGTTCAAGCTGGATGCAGAATCGCCGGAGATTGTTATCTCCATCGGGGGCGATGGTACGATGCTACAGGCATTTCACAATTTCATCGACCGCATTCCGGATATTGCTTTTGTTGGGGTTCATACAGGCCATCTCGGCTTTTACGCCGATTGGAAGAAGGAAGAATTACGTGAATTAGTCAGGCTGATGAGTGGCAAAGGAGATCCGGAGCGTCTCAAACCACGCATTGTACAATATCCGCTATTGGAGCTTGAGATTCGCAAAAAGTCGGGGAATTCCTCTTACATCGCCCTTAATGAATTTACGTTAAAAGGTGTAGACGGTACCGTTGTGGCGCAGGTCGATATTAACGATGTGACATTTGAAATGTTCCGTGGAGATGGCATCTGTGTATCCACGCCATCAGGCAGCACGGCATACAACAAAGCCCTTGGCGGTGCCATGGTTCATCCAACCATCGAGGCGATTCAGATTGCGGAGATTGCATCGATTAATAATCGGGTCTATCGGACACTTGGTTCACCGGTTATTTTGCCCAAGCATCATCATTGTGATATTTTCTCCCGCAAGGATCAGCGGTTATTGATGACGATTGATCATGTGAACGTGATGGTGGAGGATCTGATCTCCGTCCGTTGTCAGGTATCCAGTCACAAGGTCAGTTTCGCACGTTTCCGCCCTTATCCATTCTGGAACCGGGTTCGCACGGCATTTCTTGACTAA
- the lipA gene encoding lipoyl synthase, with protein sequence MAKRVKEPKPDWIRIKLTTGDNYQEMKTMMRSKTLHTVCEEARCPNIYECWANRTATFMILGDICTRACRFCAVNTGLPTELDLQEPERVAEAAEQMNLQHCVITSVARDDLKDGGATIFAETVKAVRRRLPLCSVEVLIPDFLGDRESLQIVMDAKPDILNHNIETVERLSDKVRAKAKYKRSLELLARAKEMQPNIPTKSSIMLGVGEEYNEILSTMDDLRAVNCDIMTIGQYLQPSEKHLYVEKYYPPEEFAALKQEGLKRGFSHVESGPMVRSSYHAHEQVKSATKHAEQAATHA encoded by the coding sequence TTGGCAAAACGTGTTAAAGAACCGAAGCCGGATTGGATTCGGATCAAATTGACAACCGGCGATAACTATCAGGAAATGAAAACGATGATGCGTTCCAAAACGCTGCATACGGTATGTGAGGAAGCACGGTGTCCGAATATTTATGAATGCTGGGCCAATCGAACGGCCACTTTTATGATTTTGGGCGATATTTGCACAAGGGCATGCCGTTTTTGCGCGGTGAATACAGGCTTGCCAACGGAGCTTGATTTGCAGGAACCAGAACGTGTGGCGGAAGCAGCAGAGCAGATGAATCTGCAACACTGCGTAATTACAAGTGTAGCCCGTGACGATCTGAAAGACGGGGGAGCTACGATTTTTGCAGAGACGGTGAAGGCCGTACGGCGGCGGTTGCCATTGTGCAGCGTTGAAGTACTCATTCCAGACTTTCTGGGCGATCGGGAATCTTTGCAGATTGTAATGGATGCCAAACCGGACATTCTGAATCACAATATTGAGACGGTTGAGCGGTTGTCAGACAAAGTGCGTGCCAAGGCGAAATATAAACGTTCACTGGAATTGCTTGCTCGTGCCAAAGAAATGCAACCTAACATCCCTACGAAATCAAGCATTATGCTTGGTGTAGGTGAGGAATATAATGAAATTTTATCAACAATGGATGATCTTCGTGCGGTGAACTGTGATATTATGACGATTGGTCAATATTTGCAGCCATCGGAGAAACATCTGTATGTTGAAAAGTATTATCCGCCAGAGGAGTTCGCTGCATTGAAACAGGAAGGATTAAAACGTGGGTTCAGCCACGTCGAATCCGGCCCGATGGTTCGCAGCTCCTACCATGCGCATGAACAGGTGAAATCGGCTACCAAACATGCTGAACAGGCGGCAACACACGCGTGA
- the ylbJ gene encoding sporulation integral membrane protein YlbJ, with the protein MAASQRLTHVLVTLALLILCVLMVLYPAETWHAGVRGLSIWWDVLFPSLFPFLVLSELLLGFGIVHFLGTLLNPLMRPLFRVPGSGGFVFAVSCASGYPTGAKLTAQLWEQKLVTREEGERLVAFTTSSDPIFMIGAVSVGFFHNVAIAPVLVASHYAAAFLVGMLMRFHGGTAKGSQPDISSASPPREIHRNRLVRAIYAMHEARKADGRAFGELLRQAVSSSLRLIIIVGGLVVFFSVMMELLVQTGWLGGLYGITEQLLRHSGLPPSLSPSLVGGLFEVTLGNKEAGSAGASIPLVYKVAAAAFVLSWGGLSVHAQIMSILSNTSMRYGPFLFARAIHALIAPVLVLMLWTPMMGRSSSPVLMEPGFIPSLSTYTPDWGLIFLSGMIVFVSLIVLLLFLAILFSILKPRRHAKNK; encoded by the coding sequence ATGGCTGCTTCACAACGACTCACCCATGTCCTGGTCACACTCGCTCTCCTGATCCTTTGTGTGTTAATGGTCTTGTATCCAGCGGAAACCTGGCATGCAGGTGTACGCGGACTGTCCATCTGGTGGGACGTATTGTTTCCCTCCCTTTTTCCTTTTTTGGTGCTGTCCGAGCTGCTGCTCGGCTTTGGCATTGTTCATTTTCTAGGTACCTTGCTTAATCCACTGATGCGTCCATTGTTTCGTGTTCCCGGAAGCGGTGGTTTTGTATTTGCCGTGAGCTGTGCATCCGGTTATCCAACAGGGGCGAAACTGACCGCTCAGTTATGGGAACAAAAGCTGGTTACCCGGGAAGAAGGAGAACGGCTCGTTGCCTTCACGACATCATCCGATCCGATCTTCATGATTGGAGCGGTATCGGTTGGCTTCTTCCATAATGTCGCCATCGCCCCAGTATTGGTTGCGAGCCATTACGCTGCAGCTTTTCTGGTGGGTATGCTCATGCGTTTTCACGGGGGTACAGCAAAAGGCTCACAGCCAGACATCTCTTCTGCATCTCCACCGAGGGAAATACATAGAAACAGACTGGTCCGGGCCATCTATGCAATGCATGAGGCAAGAAAGGCTGACGGACGGGCATTCGGTGAACTGCTGCGCCAGGCAGTCTCCTCATCCCTTCGCCTTATTATTATCGTAGGAGGGCTGGTTGTATTCTTCTCGGTCATGATGGAGCTGCTTGTACAGACTGGTTGGCTTGGTGGATTATACGGGATAACCGAGCAATTGCTTCGACATAGCGGGCTTCCTCCATCCTTATCTCCTAGCTTGGTCGGGGGGTTATTTGAAGTAACGCTGGGGAACAAAGAGGCCGGAAGTGCCGGTGCATCCATCCCTCTCGTCTATAAAGTCGCAGCAGCAGCCTTTGTTCTCTCCTGGGGCGGATTATCCGTCCATGCACAGATTATGAGTATTCTGAGCAACACATCCATGAGATACGGTCCATTTCTATTTGCCAGAGCAATTCATGCGCTAATCGCACCTGTGCTTGTCCTGATGTTGTGGACACCTATGATGGGGCGTTCCTCTTCACCCGTTCTCATGGAGCCCGGTTTCATCCCATCGTTATCAACGTATACACCGGACTGGGGACTGATTTTCTTATCCGGAATGATTGTTTTTGTAAGCCTCATCGTATTGTTGTTATTCCTTGCGATATTATTTTCCATTCTCAAGCCTAGACGACATGCTAAAAATAAGTGA
- a CDS encoding M23 family metallopeptidase — MQQRLTFRHTCRFWIKTLLAGTLLLPFLPVEVYGEPAQAAPKPQVAELKPAEIFAARRHLYETIGQMTQIPWYRLAAIDQYERTITRAHPKDRKHPERLTGIFMTPPAWRGWLNPDETDQHPESILFFKGYGRDGSGDGIADANNDQDVLYSMASVIQGYGNKQEDFNIALWEYYHNSRAVQRIQQFAKLYEHFDNLDLFGHAFPVPLGTNYSYRSTWGTKRSWGGYRIHEGTDIFAPHGLPVRSTCYGVVEIKGWNPFGGWRIGIRDLNNHYHYYAHLSGFDKSARIGEVVIPGQVVGWVGSSGYGKPGTQGKFPPHLHYGIYRDSGLHEWSFDPYPQLKHWEQDERKQKNKKSK, encoded by the coding sequence GTGCAACAACGCTTGACCTTCAGGCACACGTGCCGCTTTTGGATCAAAACATTACTTGCAGGTACTCTGCTTCTCCCATTCTTGCCTGTTGAAGTTTACGGTGAACCCGCCCAGGCCGCTCCCAAACCACAGGTTGCCGAGTTAAAACCCGCAGAAATTTTCGCTGCACGTCGCCATTTATATGAAACCATCGGTCAGATGACCCAGATTCCCTGGTACAGGCTTGCTGCCATTGATCAGTATGAACGAACGATTACTCGTGCACATCCAAAGGATCGCAAGCATCCGGAGCGGCTTACGGGTATCTTCATGACCCCTCCGGCCTGGAGAGGATGGCTAAATCCCGATGAGACGGATCAACATCCGGAATCCATTCTTTTTTTCAAAGGATATGGACGTGATGGTTCAGGAGACGGTATAGCGGATGCCAACAATGATCAGGATGTGCTGTACAGCATGGCTTCTGTTATTCAAGGTTACGGAAACAAACAAGAGGACTTCAACATTGCCTTGTGGGAATATTATCACAACTCCCGTGCTGTGCAACGGATTCAGCAATTCGCGAAGTTATATGAGCATTTTGACAATCTGGATCTATTCGGACATGCCTTTCCGGTCCCGCTCGGAACCAACTACTCCTATCGTAGTACCTGGGGGACAAAAAGAAGCTGGGGCGGTTATCGCATTCATGAGGGAACGGATATCTTCGCTCCGCATGGCCTACCTGTGCGCAGTACCTGTTACGGGGTCGTGGAAATCAAAGGCTGGAATCCGTTTGGCGGCTGGCGCATCGGAATCCGTGATTTGAACAATCATTATCACTATTACGCCCACCTTTCGGGTTTTGACAAAAGTGCACGCATCGGTGAAGTTGTGATCCCCGGTCAGGTCGTAGGTTGGGTTGGCAGTTCGGGTTACGGGAAACCTGGGACACAGGGTAAATTCCCTCCACATCTGCACTATGGAATCTACCGGGATAGCGGACTGCACGAATGGTCGTTCGACCCTTATCCACAACTGAAACATTGGGAACAGGATGAACGCAAACAAAAGAACAAGAAAAGCAAGTGA
- a CDS encoding M3 family oligoendopeptidase, protein MKTPLHPVWDLESIFSGGSSSETFAAYLIELEEDVRKLQHLLNETAAPTSLEETAAFDPILELLQSCYIRISEGSAFVSCLSSQNQKDKKATQLQGAISSLGAMLNGSKSKFDNTLSQTSDSVWDAWIAREDIQPLAFVLNESRTLAREKLSPELEGLALDLGVDGYHGWGKFYNTIVSKVNIPFEQDGETVMLSAGQAANKLSDSDRNVRETVFANWEQAWTDVEDFCADTLNHLAGFRLKLYEKRGWDDILKEPLAINRMSRQTLDTMWDVINGAKPALVQYLERKAELLGVDKLSWSDVDAPVGKSSGKITYDEAAINIVEQFAKFSPKLSSFAEMAFEKRWIEAEDRPGKRPGGFCTSLPLSKATRIFMTFSGTPSNVSTLAHELGHGYHQHIMEELPALNQRYAMNVAETASTFAELIVADALVQAATDEQEKLALLEDKIQRSVAFFMNIHARFLFENRFYEQRKKGLVNADELSKLMVEAQQEAFCGVLASDHPHFWASKLHFYLTGVPFYNFPYTFGYMFSAGIYARAQQEGTAFADKYDDLLRDTGRMTVEELAQKHLGTDLTQPEFWQNAADLVIADIEQFLQMTATEK, encoded by the coding sequence ATGAAAACGCCATTACACCCCGTATGGGATCTGGAGTCCATTTTTAGTGGAGGTTCTTCCTCCGAGACATTTGCTGCGTATCTGATTGAACTGGAAGAGGATGTTCGTAAACTGCAACATCTGTTGAACGAAACAGCTGCACCGACTTCATTAGAAGAGACGGCAGCTTTTGATCCGATTTTGGAACTGCTGCAAAGCTGTTATATCCGCATATCGGAAGGATCTGCGTTTGTATCCTGCCTCTCATCGCAAAACCAGAAGGACAAAAAGGCAACGCAGCTTCAAGGCGCTATCAGTTCCCTTGGTGCGATGCTGAACGGCAGCAAATCGAAGTTTGATAATACACTCAGTCAGACATCGGATTCGGTGTGGGACGCTTGGATTGCTCGGGAAGATATTCAGCCGCTGGCATTTGTACTGAACGAGAGTCGCACGCTGGCTCGTGAGAAGCTGTCGCCTGAACTGGAAGGCCTTGCACTGGATCTGGGTGTGGATGGTTACCATGGTTGGGGCAAATTCTATAACACCATTGTCAGCAAGGTGAACATTCCATTTGAGCAAGATGGGGAAACGGTGATGCTCTCCGCAGGACAGGCTGCCAACAAGCTGAGCGATAGTGATCGGAATGTACGCGAGACGGTATTCGCAAACTGGGAGCAAGCTTGGACTGATGTCGAAGATTTCTGTGCTGACACGCTGAATCACCTCGCGGGATTCCGTCTGAAGTTATATGAGAAACGTGGCTGGGATGATATCCTCAAAGAACCTCTGGCCATCAACCGGATGTCACGTCAGACATTGGATACGATGTGGGATGTGATTAATGGTGCCAAACCTGCACTTGTTCAATATCTGGAGCGCAAGGCAGAACTGCTGGGGGTAGACAAGCTCAGCTGGAGCGACGTAGATGCACCTGTAGGTAAATCAAGTGGCAAAATCACTTACGATGAGGCAGCCATCAATATTGTTGAACAGTTTGCCAAGTTCAGTCCTAAACTTTCCTCGTTTGCAGAGATGGCTTTTGAGAAACGCTGGATCGAAGCAGAAGATCGTCCTGGCAAACGTCCAGGCGGATTCTGTACGTCTTTGCCACTTAGCAAAGCAACCCGGATTTTCATGACCTTCTCCGGGACACCATCTAATGTGTCGACTCTTGCGCATGAACTTGGGCATGGATATCATCAGCACATTATGGAAGAGTTGCCTGCATTGAATCAACGTTATGCGATGAATGTGGCTGAGACAGCGTCCACGTTTGCTGAACTGATTGTAGCAGATGCCCTGGTGCAGGCGGCAACAGATGAGCAAGAGAAGCTGGCTTTGCTGGAAGACAAGATACAGCGAAGTGTGGCTTTCTTTATGAACATCCATGCCCGTTTCCTGTTTGAGAATCGTTTCTATGAACAACGCAAAAAAGGCTTGGTCAACGCGGATGAATTATCCAAATTAATGGTGGAGGCCCAGCAGGAAGCATTCTGCGGTGTACTTGCATCAGATCATCCTCATTTCTGGGCATCCAAACTGCATTTCTATCTGACTGGTGTGCCATTCTATAATTTCCCATACACGTTCGGTTATATGTTCAGTGCGGGAATCTATGCGAGAGCACAGCAAGAAGGAACGGCATTTGCAGATAAATACGATGATTTGTTGCGGGATACAGGGCGTATGACGGTTGAAGAACTTGCTCAGAAACATCTGGGTACGGACCTGACACAACCGGAATTCTGGCAAAATGCTGCGGACTTGGTTATTGCCGATATTGAGCAGTTTCTGCAGATGACAGCAACCGAAAAATAG
- a CDS encoding YycC family protein: MKPLQVSADTAVKLAESLGVPLEHLMHMPQHILMQKIAELAKQETSKPSAPEGEQE, translated from the coding sequence ATGAAACCTTTACAAGTATCGGCTGATACAGCCGTCAAATTAGCAGAATCCCTGGGCGTACCTTTGGAGCACCTGATGCACATGCCCCAACATATCCTGATGCAGAAGATTGCGGAACTCGCCAAACAAGAAACCTCCAAACCTTCCGCACCAGAAGGCGAACAAGAATGA
- a CDS encoding YutD family protein: protein MEEEKITEQIQEQLQEQIQEPVQESVVESVEEKPKEPVIVQIGGKNYEIVQNHKEGWNPEVFRDRYSEVLERYDYIIGDWGYSQLRLKGFYRDNHPKATKDSTIASMVDYINEYCNFGCAYFVLQKSKDQPQAKAKSGS, encoded by the coding sequence TTGGAAGAAGAAAAAATCACAGAACAGATTCAGGAACAACTTCAGGAGCAGATCCAGGAGCCGGTTCAGGAATCGGTTGTTGAATCAGTTGAGGAAAAGCCCAAAGAACCGGTCATTGTACAGATCGGCGGCAAAAATTATGAAATCGTCCAGAACCACAAAGAGGGCTGGAATCCAGAGGTCTTCCGCGATCGTTACAGTGAAGTGCTGGAGCGTTATGATTATATTATCGGGGACTGGGGTTATAGCCAGTTGAGGTTAAAAGGTTTTTACCGTGATAACCATCCAAAAGCGACGAAGGATTCCACAATCGCCAGTATGGTGGATTATATCAATGAATATTGTAATTTTGGCTGTGCGTACTTTGTGCTTCAGAAGAGCAAGGATCAGCCTCAAGCCAAAGCAAAAAGCGGTTCCTGA